AAGGTCACGATCAAGCGCCGCGGTCTCAAGCTTGTCTATCAGTTCGAGGGCAAGGAGTACCCGGCAGAGGACATCATCGACGTCGCGTTCATGCTGAAGGATGACCAGACCGGGCATCATGGACCGATCCAGATGGCCGCGAAGGCAATTCAGCTCGCTCTGGCGATGAACGATTACGGAAGCCAGTTCTTTGCCGGTGGAGGTGTGCCGCCGCTTGCTCTGACGGGTCCGCTTGCGGCTGGCGCTGATGGCATCAAGCGTTCGATGGATGACACCTGGCGCGCGATCGAGGCCGCCAAGAAGTCAGACAAGCCCGTTTTTGCGATCCCGCCAGGCTACGAGCTGAAGCCTGTCGGTTTCGATCCGGCAAAAGGCCAGATGATCGATGCCCGCCGCTTCCAGGTGGAGGAATTTGCCAGGGCTTGGCAGCTGCCCCCGGTATTTCTGCAGGATCTCACTCGTGCGACCTTCACCAACGCCGAACAGCAGGACCTGCACCTCGTCAAGCATCTCATCGGCCATTGGGCTGGCGCCCTCGAAGACGAGATGAACCTGAAGCTGTTCGGGCGTGGACGCGGCTCGCGGTATGTGCGGCATAACCTCGACGGCATCATGCGCGGTGATCTGAAGACCCGTATCGAGGCGATCGCCCGTGCCGTTCAGACGGCGCAGATGACGCCGAATGAAGCCCGCGCCCTTGAAGAGCGTGCCGCGCATAGCAACCCGGCCGCTGACGAACTTCTTGTGCAGGGCGCCACGGTGGTTTTGGGACAACAGCCCGAGCGTGGGATTGGCGATAACGGCGGGCCGCCTCTGGACGACAATGGAGAGCAGAATGCCGCAGCAGCCTGAAGCGGAAATCCGCTCGCTCGTGCGTGACGTCGAGCATCGCGCTGACGATGCTGGCAAGATGACAGTGGCGGGCTACGCTGCCGTGTTCGGTGAGATCGCCGATATCGGGGGGCATTTCCGCGAAGTGCTGACGCGCGGCGCCTTTGAGAAGACATTGGCATCGTCGGACGTCCGCGCCTACTTCGGACACGATCGCGGCCGTGTGCTCGGTCGGAAATCGGCCGGCACGCTACGCCTTCGGGAAGACGAGAAGGGCCTCGCTGTCGAGATCGACTTGCCGGACACCTCCGATGGCCGGGATGCCAGGACCCTTATTGAGCGCGGCGACATTTCCGGGATGTCCTTCGGCTTCGTCGTGACGAAACAGGAGTGGGACGAGACAGGCGAGACGCCGCTCCGCACCATTCGTGAGGTAGTCTTGGATGAGGTGTCGATCGTGTCGGAACCGGCCTACGACGGCACCTCGATCGCCATGAGATCCTTGGACGCGGCCCGGAAGGAACGGCGCCAGCAGAATTTCAACGCTGCGGCTCGACGCCTCGGCATGAAGGTCACCCTCGACTTGACGTCGAGGAGTAAAGCGAGGGCCTGAGCCCCGCCCAACCGCACACCTGGCCCGCTTCGCGCGGGCTTTTTTATTGGAGGATGGCGATGGACAATCGCATCAAGGAATTGCGGGACCGGCAGGCGAAGCTTGTCACCGAGGCCCGCGAACGTCTCGACCAGATCAACGGCACCACGGACGAGGCCCGCGTCAAG
This portion of the Chelatococcus sp. YT9 genome encodes:
- a CDS encoding phage portal protein gives rise to the protein MTPPVQTEWRSASIENPTVKVSEENFLAFFGQSSANLPSVTIDSALRVPAVLAAVSFLSRTLAYLPLHAYRDTDKGAVKVGGKLQTIVRDAPNPEMGSFKFRQYFWQQVFTGGRGLAWIERSGSSVENIWPINAKKVTIKRRGLKLVYQFEGKEYPAEDIIDVAFMLKDDQTGHHGPIQMAAKAIQLALAMNDYGSQFFAGGGVPPLALTGPLAAGADGIKRSMDDTWRAIEAAKKSDKPVFAIPPGYELKPVGFDPAKGQMIDARRFQVEEFARAWQLPPVFLQDLTRATFTNAEQQDLHLVKHLIGHWAGALEDEMNLKLFGRGRGSRYVRHNLDGIMRGDLKTRIEAIARAVQTAQMTPNEARALEERAAHSNPAADELLVQGATVVLGQQPERGIGDNGGPPLDDNGEQNAAAA
- a CDS encoding HK97 family phage prohead protease yields the protein MPQQPEAEIRSLVRDVEHRADDAGKMTVAGYAAVFGEIADIGGHFREVLTRGAFEKTLASSDVRAYFGHDRGRVLGRKSAGTLRLREDEKGLAVEIDLPDTSDGRDARTLIERGDISGMSFGFVVTKQEWDETGETPLRTIREVVLDEVSIVSEPAYDGTSIAMRSLDAARKERRQQNFNAAARRLGMKVTLDLTSRSKARA